A stretch of the Aegilops tauschii subsp. strangulata cultivar AL8/78 chromosome 4, Aet v6.0, whole genome shotgun sequence genome encodes the following:
- the LOC109760789 gene encoding ubiquitin-fold modifier-conjugating enzyme 1 has translation MEGWDKGTKSVVGEIPLLSTRAGPRDGDPWRQRLKEEYRALIAYTSVNKAKDNDWFRISAANPEGTRWEGTCWYVHNLRRYEFPLQFDIPVAYPQVAPEIELPTLDGKTHKMYRGGKICLTVHFKPLWAKNCPRFGLAHALCLGLAPWLAAEVPILVDSGMVKHKDDEAAPADAAAASGSAAAS, from the exons ATGGAGGGGTGGGACAAGGGCACGAAGAGCGTGGTGGGCGAGATCCCGCTGCTGTCGACGCGGGCGGGCCCCCGGGACGGCGATCCGTGGCGGCAGCGGCTCAAGGAGGAGTACCGCGCCCTCATCGCCTACACCTCCGTCAACAAGGCCAAGGACAATGACTGGTTCCGCATCTCCGCCGCCAACCCGGAGGGCACCCGCTGGGAGGGTACCTGCTGGTACGTCCACAACCTCCGCCGCTACGAGTTCCCCCTCCAGTTCGACATCCCCGTCGCCTACCCCCAGGTCGCCCCCGAGATCGAGCTCCCCACCCTCGACGGCAAGACCCACAAG ATGTACCGCGGAGGGAAGATCTGCCTCACCGTGCACTTCAAGCCGCTCTGGGCCAAGAACTGCCCGCGGTTCGGGCTCGCGCACGCTCTCTGCCTCGGGCTCGCGCCGTGGCTCGCTGCGGAGGTGCCCATCCTGGTCGATTCGGGCATGGTGAAGCACAAGGACGACGAGGCTGCTCCTGCAGATGCCGCTGCTGCGTCTGGCTCTGCCGCTGCCTCTTAG